Genomic DNA from Mycobacteroides chelonae CCUG 47445:
GGTCATGCTCGACCGCTGCTATGAGCTGCTCGCTCCGGCACTGACCGCCCGGTCCGCGGATGGGGCGGGTGCGGTGCTGATCGATGCCACGCTGGGCGCCGGTGGGCATACCGAGCACTTTCTCTCCGTGCTACCGGGCCTGACGGTGATCGGCCTCGATCGTGATACCAACGCCCTTGAGATTGCCCGGAAGCGGCTGGAGGCCTTTGGCGAGCGATTCGCCGGTGTGCATACCCGCTACGACGGTCTGTCGGATGCGCTTGACGGGTTGGGTTACCGCGCAACGTCTTCGGTTGACGCAGTGCTCTTCGATCTGGGTGTGTCGTCCATGCAGCTCGATCAGGCCGACCGTGGTTTCGCCTACTCGGTCGACGCCCCACTGGACATGCGGATGAATTCACACGACGAGCTGACCGCCGCCGACATCCTGAACACCTATACGGCACCCGAACTATCCAGGGTGCTCAGTAGATTCGGTGAGGAGCGTTTCGCGCGGCGAATAGCAGATGAGGTCGTCCGGCGCCGTGCTGTCGAATCCTTCACGCACAGTGCGCAGTTGGTTGAGCTGCTGTACGACACCATCCCAGCGGCTACCCGTCGTACCGGGGGGCATCCGGCGAAAAGAACCTTCCAGGCCCTGCGCATCGCGGTCAACGCCGAGCTCGAATCCCTTGCGGCCGCGATACCTACCGCCATGGCGGCGCTGCGTCCGGGTGGTCGTATCGCGGTCATGGCGTATCAGTCGCTGGAGGACAAGATCGTTAAGGCGGAATTTGCGGCCGCCATCGCATCCCGGTCACCGATTGACCTGCCGGTCGAGCTGCCCGGTGACGCACCGGAGTTCGCGGCGATCACCCGCGGCGCCGAGCGGGCCGACGATGCGGAAATAGAAGTCAATCCACGGAGCGCGCCAGTGCGGTTGCGGGCAGTCGAACGAGTTGCGGACAGGAGGAGCGCATGATTGGGGTGCGCAAGAAAGCCGGCGAGTCCCCCAAGAAGAGCAATCCTGCCAAGCCCGCTAAACGTCGTGGCGGCGCTCCCAAGTCGGTCGGCGCCGGCCCGTCGCCGCGTCCGCGCCGTTCTGCCCCGCAGACCATGCCGATCCCGGTGCAGCGCAAGGCTCCCGAGAAGATTCGCCCGGCGACCAGCACGCAACAGGCGAAGGCCCGTGCGAAGGCACGCAAGGCCAAAGCGCCCAAAGTCATTCGGATACCGCTACGCGAACGGATTCTTACTCACCTCTCCGAGGTGGACCTGCGGCCGCATGTGTGGATCGCCAAGGTGCCTTTCGTTGTGCTGGTTATCGGTGCCCTGGGTGTCGGCTTGGCCATCACATTGTGGCTCTCGACCGACGCCGCGGAACGCTCCTATCAGCTGGGCACTCAGCGGCGCACCAACGAGCAGCTGCTGCAACGCAAGGAAGCCCTTGAGCGTGACGTGTTGCGTGCGGAATCGGCGCCGGCACTGGCGGATTCGGCGCGCGACCTCGGCATGATCCCATCGCGTGATATCGCGCATCTGGTACGTGACCCGCAGGGCAATTGGCTGCTGGTGGGTGCCCCGAAGCCGGCTGAGGGTGTCGCGCCGGCACCGCTGAACTCGGTGATCCCCGACGACGTCGATGCCGTTCCGAAGGCCGGTAACTCGGTCGAGGTCCCCGTGCAGCTGCCACCCGTACCGCCTCCGGTGGCTGTGGTGCCCCACATGCCCCCGCCGGCCGCGGTGCCCGCGCCTGTGGTGGAAGCTCCTGCGGGGCAGGAACCTGTCTTAGCGCCGCCGGCTCCGGTCATGCCCGCTCCGGTGGTGGCCGCACCGGATCCCGCTGCGGTGATACCGCCCCCCGTGGCCGACGCGCCGCAAGCATCAAATATCGCGAATTCTCCAGTTACCGGGGAACAATTCAATCCCGTGGCAACAACGAGTCCCCACCCGACGGCGTGAACCGGCAGGATCGGTCCCGGCCGGTCGGCGCTCGCCGCGTCCGGCGGCCGGCGTCTGCCGTGTCGCGGACCGCTGGATTCGCTTTCCGTCACCGCACGGGCAACATCATCATCTTTCTGACATTGGCCATCGCCGCCATTCAGCTGTTCACCCTGCAGGGCCCGCGTGCCGCGGGTCTGCGTGCCGAGGCCTCGGGTCAGCTGAAGGTCACCGAGATCGAGAAAGCGTTGCGTGGCACCATCGTTGACAGCATGGGCAACAAACTGGCTTTCACCATCGAGGCTCGTGCTCTTACCTTCCAGCCGAAGAAGATTCGCGAGCAGCTCAACAAGTCGTGGGAGGAAAGCCTGAAAATCCTTCAGGACCCCGGGAAGAGTGACGCCGTTAAGGCCGCAGCGGCGAAAACACGGGCCGTCGACCCGGAACGGCGGCTGCAGGATATCGCTGCCGGAGTATCGGCCAAGCTCGGAAACAAGCCCGATGCCAAGAGCCTGCTGAAGAAGATCCGCAGCGATGACACCTTCGCCTACCTGGCGCGTTCGGTAGACCCGGCCATCGCCGCCGAGATCATCAAAGAATTCCCCGAGGTGGGCGCCGAACGGCAGGACATTCGTCAGTATCCCGGTGGATCGCTGGCCGCCAATATTGTGGGCAGCATCGACTGGGAGGGGTACGGCCTTCTCGGGCTTGAGGATTCGCTGGACAGCGCGCTGGCCGGCAAGGACGGTTCCCAAACCTACGACCGCGGCTCCGACGGTGCGGTGATTCCCGGCAGTTATCGGGACCGTCACAATGCCGTCAACGGATCCACCGTCGAACTCACGCTGGACAACGACATCCAGTTCTACGTACAGCAGCAGGTTCAGCAGGCCAAGGACCTGTCCGAGGCGCGGACGGTGTCTGCGGTCGTACTTGATTCGAAGACCGGTGAGGTCCTGGCCATGGCCAACGACAACACCTTTGATCCGTCGCAGAACCTCGGTAAGCAGGGCAACCGTGAGATGGGCAATCTGTCGGTGTCTTCACCGTTCGAACCCGGGTCGGTCAACAAGGTCATCACTGCCTCGGCGGTGATCGAGAACGATCTATCCAATCCCGATGAGGTCTTGCAGGTTCCGGGCTCTATCAACATGGGCGGCGTCACCGTGCGGGACGCATGGCCACATGGAACAGTGCCGTTCACCACCACCGGCGTCTTTGGGAAGTCGTCCAACGTGGGCACGCTGATGCTGGCCCAGCGGGTCGGCCCGGAACGGTTCATGGATCTGGTGGACAAGTTCGGCCTGGGCCAGCGCACGGGCGTCGGCCTGCCCGGCGAGAGCTCCGGCATCGTGCCGCCGATCGAACAGTGGTCGGGCAGCACCTTCTCGAACCTGCCGATCGGCCAGGGCTTGTCGATGACCCTGCTGCAGATGACGGGCATGTATCAGGCGATCGCCAACGACGGAGTGCGGATGCCGCCGCGCATCGTCAAGAGCATCACCGCACCCGATGGCACCCGTAAGGAAGAACCACGCCCCGAGCCAGTACAGGTGGTCAACGCCGGAACCGCGCGCACCGTGCGGAACATGCTGCGCGCGGTGCTGCAACCGGATGCGCGTCAGATCCAGAACGGCACCGGCGCGTCCGGCGCTGTCGAGGGCTACCAGCTGAGCGGCAAGACCGGCACCGCCCAGCAGATCAACCCGGCCTGCGGGTGCTACTTCGACGACGTCTACTGGATCACCTTCGCCGGCATCGCCACCACCGATGATCCCCGGTACGTCATCGGCATCGAGATGAACGCGCCGAAACGCGGGTCCGACGGGTCGCCGCACATGACTGCGGCCCCGCTGTTCCACAACATCGCGTCGTGGTTGATGCGGCGCCAAAACGTGCCATTGTCACCCGATCCCGGACCACCGTTGATCTTGCAGGCGACCTGAGCCGGTCCTCATCCGATGAGGGGACGACTGCTCGCCCGGTACTGTCGTTTGACGCCCGGAGGCCATGGGCGGCACAAAAACGGCAGGAGGTGATCGCAGGTGGCGGCATCCGGAACTCACCGGTTCCTTCCCCAAACGCGCCCGCACCCGGTCTCCGACCTCGCCTCATTGATCTCGGCGGAACTGCGTGGGCCCAGTGCCGCGACCGTCACCGGTGTCACGCTGCGGGCCCAGGACGCGCGGTCGGGTGACCTCTTCGCGGCGCTGCCCGGTAGTAGCGCACATGGCGCACAGTTCGCGTCCGAGGCGGTCGCTGCGGGGGCTACTGCTGTGCTCACGGATGCCGCCGGGGCACAGCTGCTGGCCGAGCAGGGCCCGGATTTCTCGGATATCGCGGTATTGGTCCATCCCATACCGCGCGCGGTGCTCGGTGCGCTCGCGGCGAAGGTCTACGGGGAGCCTTCCCGCCAGCTGGAGGTGGTCGGTGTCACCGGGACCTCCGGGAAGACCACGACCACCTATCTGGTCGAGGCAGGGCTGCGGTCGGCGGGCAAGCGGGTCGGTCTCATCGGCACGGTTGGGGTACGCATCGACGGCGAGGATGTCCCCAGCGCTCTGACCACACCCGAGGCGCCTGCTCTGCAGGAGTTGTTGGCCGAGATGGTGCAGCGTGGCGTGGACACCGTGGTCATGGAGGTTTCCAGTCATGCGCTGGCGCTCAATCGTGTGGACGGCACCCGTTTCGCGGTGGGGGCGTTCACGAATCTTTCGCGAGACCACCTGGACTTCCATCCCAACATGGAGGATTACTTCGCGACGAAGGCCCGGCTGTTCCAGCGTGATTCGCCGCAGCGGGCGCAGCGCTCGGTCATTTGTGTCGACGATGACGCCGGGCGTGCCATGGCCGAACTGGCGCGCGTGGCGAGTCCCGGCACCGTCACGGTGAGTTCGGGCGCCGGTGCCGTCGCGGACTGGACCTGCTCGGATGTGGTGGTCGGCCCCGACGGCGGTCAGCGGTTTGTCGCGAATGGTCCGGCAGGCAGCGTTGAACTCGGTATCGCATTGCCGGGTCACTACAATATCGCCAATTGTCTTGTGGCTATTGCAATCTTGGAATTGCTCGGGGTGTCAGCGGTGACCGCGGCGCCGGGGATCGCGATCGCCGGTGTGCCGGGACGTATGGAGTCGGTGGTCGCCGGCCAGCCGTTCCTGGCTGTTGTCGACTATGCCCACAAACCCGGCGCCCTGCGCGCTGTCCTGGAGAGTCTGCGCAGCCATCGGGACGGACGGCTGGGGGTGGTGTTCGGTGCCGGCGGTAACCGCGACCGTGGCAAGCGCGCCGATATGGGGCAGGTGGCAGCCGAGCTGGCCGATCTCGTGGTGGTTACCGATGACAATCCGCGCGATGAGGACCCATCCGCGATTCGCGCGGAAATCGTCTCCGGGACAACTGGTTCAGATGTCGATGTGATCGAGATCGGAGACCGGCGCGCCGCCATCGGCTTCGCCGCCCGGTGGGCACATCCGGGGGATACCGTCCTGATCGCGGGCAAGGGGCACGAGAGCGGGCAGCGCGTCGGCGCGGTTTCGGTCCCGTTCGATGACCGGGTGGAGCTGCGGGTCGCGCTGGAAGGGCTGGAAAGCTCGAAAGGACTCGGGAGTCTGAATGATTGAGATGACTGTCGCCGAGATCGCGGAGATCGTCGGTGGACGTCTCGACGGAATCAGTGCCGAGGAAGCCCGGCATACGACCGTCACCGGCACCGTCGAATTCGATTCGCGCCAGGTGGGTCCCGGTGGGCTGTTCTTGGCGCTGCCGGGTGCCCGGGTCGACGGTCACGATCATGCCAAGGGTGCGATCGCGGCGGGTGCCGTCGTCGTGTTGGCCGCCAGGCCGGTGGGTGTGCCCGCCATCGTGGTGCCGCCGACTGGTATCGCGCGTACCGAAGTATCTGCGCTGGAACATGATTCGGATGGGTCGGGGGCTGCGGTGCTGGCCGCCACCGCAGCGCTGGCGGCGGAGGTGGCCCGTCGGCTCTCGGGGCAGGGGCTGCGCATTGTGGGTGTCACCGGCTCGTCGGGCAAGACGTCGACAAAGGACCTCATCGCCGCGGTGCTCGAGCCGCTCGGTGAGGTGGTGGCGCCACCCGGATCCTTCAACAACGAGCTCGGCCATCCCTGGACCGTTCTGCGGGCGACGGAATCGACCAGGTTTCTGGTGCTGG
This window encodes:
- the rsmH gene encoding 16S rRNA (cytosine(1402)-N(4))-methyltransferase RsmH — protein: MLDRCYELLAPALTARSADGAGAVLIDATLGAGGHTEHFLSVLPGLTVIGLDRDTNALEIARKRLEAFGERFAGVHTRYDGLSDALDGLGYRATSSVDAVLFDLGVSSMQLDQADRGFAYSVDAPLDMRMNSHDELTAADILNTYTAPELSRVLSRFGEERFARRIADEVVRRRAVESFTHSAQLVELLYDTIPAATRRTGGHPAKRTFQALRIAVNAELESLAAAIPTAMAALRPGGRIAVMAYQSLEDKIVKAEFAAAIASRSPIDLPVELPGDAPEFAAITRGAERADDAEIEVNPRSAPVRLRAVERVADRRSA
- a CDS encoding peptidoglycan D,D-transpeptidase FtsI family protein, which translates into the protein MNRQDRSRPVGARRVRRPASAVSRTAGFAFRHRTGNIIIFLTLAIAAIQLFTLQGPRAAGLRAEASGQLKVTEIEKALRGTIVDSMGNKLAFTIEARALTFQPKKIREQLNKSWEESLKILQDPGKSDAVKAAAAKTRAVDPERRLQDIAAGVSAKLGNKPDAKSLLKKIRSDDTFAYLARSVDPAIAAEIIKEFPEVGAERQDIRQYPGGSLAANIVGSIDWEGYGLLGLEDSLDSALAGKDGSQTYDRGSDGAVIPGSYRDRHNAVNGSTVELTLDNDIQFYVQQQVQQAKDLSEARTVSAVVLDSKTGEVLAMANDNTFDPSQNLGKQGNREMGNLSVSSPFEPGSVNKVITASAVIENDLSNPDEVLQVPGSINMGGVTVRDAWPHGTVPFTTTGVFGKSSNVGTLMLAQRVGPERFMDLVDKFGLGQRTGVGLPGESSGIVPPIEQWSGSTFSNLPIGQGLSMTLLQMTGMYQAIANDGVRMPPRIVKSITAPDGTRKEEPRPEPVQVVNAGTARTVRNMLRAVLQPDARQIQNGTGASGAVEGYQLSGKTGTAQQINPACGCYFDDVYWITFAGIATTDDPRYVIGIEMNAPKRGSDGSPHMTAAPLFHNIASWLMRRQNVPLSPDPGPPLILQAT
- a CDS encoding UDP-N-acetylmuramoyl-L-alanyl-D-glutamate--2,6-diaminopimelate ligase, with translation MAASGTHRFLPQTRPHPVSDLASLISAELRGPSAATVTGVTLRAQDARSGDLFAALPGSSAHGAQFASEAVAAGATAVLTDAAGAQLLAEQGPDFSDIAVLVHPIPRAVLGALAAKVYGEPSRQLEVVGVTGTSGKTTTTYLVEAGLRSAGKRVGLIGTVGVRIDGEDVPSALTTPEAPALQELLAEMVQRGVDTVVMEVSSHALALNRVDGTRFAVGAFTNLSRDHLDFHPNMEDYFATKARLFQRDSPQRAQRSVICVDDDAGRAMAELARVASPGTVTVSSGAGAVADWTCSDVVVGPDGGQRFVANGPAGSVELGIALPGHYNIANCLVAIAILELLGVSAVTAAPGIAIAGVPGRMESVVAGQPFLAVVDYAHKPGALRAVLESLRSHRDGRLGVVFGAGGNRDRGKRADMGQVAAELADLVVVTDDNPRDEDPSAIRAEIVSGTTGSDVDVIEIGDRRAAIGFAARWAHPGDTVLIAGKGHESGQRVGAVSVPFDDRVELRVALEGLESSKGLGSLND